From a region of the Roseivirga sp. 4D4 genome:
- a CDS encoding ion channel: protein MSDPKKKSGKSEELGFGQKAYTKTTRLISQNGEFNVEKDGLHFWQSFDIYHELISMKWWNFVGVITLAFFFANLIFAVLYYISGIDSIAGHEAKPGIDHFINSFYFSTQSITTVGFGKLYPNSNAASILAAIESFIGLLGFALATGLMFARFSRPGRNLIYSDKAVIAPYRGINGLMFRFSNGNKNQLIEAEVDFVISYWHPKDNRRVFKSVNLERKKINFFSMTWTIVHPIDEKSPIYGWDESDFKQRQVEIIVMFKAFDDTYVRQVYDRMSYIADEIEWGKKFVQIYNSAGNGKIKVDMEKLSAIEPAQLN from the coding sequence ATGTCAGATCCCAAAAAGAAGTCTGGAAAAAGCGAAGAGCTCGGCTTTGGCCAGAAGGCCTACACTAAAACCACGCGTTTGATCTCCCAAAATGGGGAATTCAATGTAGAAAAAGATGGTCTTCACTTTTGGCAATCATTCGATATATATCACGAGCTGATCTCCATGAAGTGGTGGAATTTTGTTGGGGTAATTACGCTGGCGTTCTTTTTTGCTAATCTGATTTTTGCTGTCCTATACTATATCTCCGGAATTGATAGTATTGCTGGTCACGAAGCAAAACCGGGCATAGACCATTTTATTAACTCATTTTATTTCAGTACGCAGAGTATCACAACGGTTGGTTTTGGTAAGCTGTACCCCAACTCAAATGCTGCCAGTATTTTAGCTGCCATCGAGTCTTTTATAGGCCTGTTGGGTTTTGCACTCGCCACTGGTTTGATGTTCGCTCGCTTCTCTAGACCAGGCAGAAACCTAATCTACAGCGACAAAGCGGTCATCGCTCCTTATCGGGGCATCAATGGCCTTATGTTCCGCTTTTCCAATGGCAATAAGAACCAATTAATTGAGGCTGAGGTAGATTTCGTGATCTCTTATTGGCACCCCAAGGACAACAGGCGAGTTTTTAAAAGCGTGAATCTGGAACGGAAAAAAATTAACTTCTTTTCCATGACCTGGACCATCGTACACCCAATTGACGAGAAGAGCCCTATTTATGGTTGGGATGAATCAGATTTCAAGCAAAGGCAGGTCGAAATCATTGTTATGTTTAAGGCCTTTGACGATACCTATGTACGCCAGGTTTACGATCGTATGAGCTATATCGCGGATGAAATAGAATGGGGCAAAAAATTCGTGCAGATTTACAACAGCGCTGGTAATGGTAAAATCAAAGTTGACATGGAAAAGCTGAGTGCGATCGAACCCGCTCAATTAAATTAA
- a CDS encoding prolyl oligopeptidase family serine peptidase gives MKLKHNIFKICGICLIATWLYVVPAQAQEGYQRPPEVIAKLIDAPSTPSVSMDSKGEWMLLMERPGYPSIEEVAAPELRIGGTRINPATNGRSRRTFMTGLKLKSMDSGEEFVFSGLPAKPQIGNVGWSMDESKIAFTHTTADGIELWVADIKTKSAKRLVGAIINNAYVSAYDWMPDNEHLIVSTIVEGRGEAPTKPRAPKGPVLQETSGAEAPSRTYQDLLKNSHDERLFEYYTTVQLRRVDLNGKATMVGKPSIIKSFNPSPDGKYMLTQTIQKPFSYLVPASRFPFNYEVWDTNGNLVKVMAEINLDEVRPKGFDATRLGPRSMTWRADKPATLYWAEAQDGGDPKAEVTERDVVYMASAPFDQAPTKLAGTSLRYSGITWGDDSRAILNENWWAKRLDKRTLIDPSKPGKEGTVIIDRSTTDSYNDPGRPMMKKTKYGTYTMMFDKDNLFMNSIGGSSEGNRPFLSKFNLKSKKQEILFRSEAPYYERPIDILSSKGDKIITLRESENEPPNYYVRNIKKGTMKQVTDFPHPQPDMMAVNKEIIKYQREDGIDLTAVLYTPSGYDKEKDGPLPVLMWAYPREYKSKATAAQVRGTPYSFTRVSSGSPLFWVLRGYAVMANTEFPIIGEGEDEPNDTFREQLVMNAKAAIDAVAELGVGDRNRVGVGGHSYGAFMTANLLAHSDLFAAGIARSGAYNRTLTPFGFQREQRTYWEAPELYNYMSPFMHADKVNEPLLLIHGEADNNSGTFPIQSIRYYNAIKGHGGTARLVMLPDESHGYRAKESILHMLWEMDTWLEKYVKDAATKPEPTSINSKGR, from the coding sequence ATGAAATTAAAGCATAACATTTTCAAAATCTGTGGCATTTGCCTTATTGCCACCTGGCTATATGTGGTCCCTGCTCAAGCACAAGAGGGCTACCAGAGGCCACCTGAAGTCATTGCCAAGTTAATAGATGCACCTTCCACTCCTTCTGTGAGCATGGACTCGAAAGGAGAATGGATGCTCTTAATGGAACGTCCGGGTTACCCCAGTATCGAAGAGGTTGCAGCTCCTGAATTGCGGATCGGGGGAACTCGAATTAACCCAGCAACCAATGGCCGAAGTCGTAGAACCTTTATGACTGGGCTGAAACTAAAGAGTATGGACTCGGGAGAGGAGTTTGTCTTTAGTGGGCTTCCTGCCAAACCACAAATAGGCAATGTGGGTTGGTCGATGGATGAAAGCAAAATTGCATTTACCCACACTACTGCTGACGGTATTGAACTATGGGTTGCCGATATAAAGACCAAATCTGCTAAACGCCTGGTAGGCGCCATCATTAATAATGCCTATGTATCAGCCTATGACTGGATGCCAGATAACGAACACCTGATCGTAAGCACCATTGTAGAAGGCAGAGGTGAAGCTCCAACTAAACCTAGAGCACCAAAAGGCCCTGTGTTGCAAGAAACTTCGGGTGCTGAGGCTCCTTCAAGAACCTATCAGGATTTACTCAAAAATTCTCATGACGAGCGCCTATTTGAATACTATACGACTGTACAGTTAAGAAGAGTTGACTTAAATGGCAAGGCCACCATGGTTGGTAAGCCCAGCATTATCAAAAGCTTCAACCCATCTCCTGACGGGAAATATATGTTGACCCAAACCATCCAAAAGCCATTTTCATATTTGGTACCAGCATCCAGGTTCCCATTTAATTATGAAGTATGGGACACCAATGGTAATCTGGTAAAGGTTATGGCGGAGATTAATCTAGACGAAGTAAGGCCAAAAGGTTTTGATGCTACCCGCTTAGGGCCTAGAAGCATGACTTGGAGGGCTGACAAACCTGCTACACTCTATTGGGCAGAGGCGCAAGACGGAGGCGACCCGAAAGCTGAAGTAACAGAAAGAGATGTGGTTTACATGGCATCAGCGCCTTTCGACCAAGCGCCAACAAAATTGGCAGGAACCTCACTTCGTTACTCAGGTATTACTTGGGGAGACGATTCCAGAGCCATCCTAAACGAGAACTGGTGGGCAAAAAGACTTGATAAAAGAACGCTAATAGATCCGTCAAAGCCTGGAAAAGAAGGTACCGTAATCATCGATCGTAGTACTACCGATAGTTATAACGATCCGGGTAGGCCGATGATGAAAAAGACCAAGTATGGAACCTATACCATGATGTTTGATAAGGATAACCTCTTTATGAACAGCATAGGTGGCTCTTCTGAAGGAAATCGACCCTTCCTAAGCAAATTCAATCTCAAGTCGAAAAAACAAGAAATCCTTTTCCGCTCGGAAGCGCCATACTACGAACGACCGATTGATATTCTGTCTTCCAAAGGAGACAAGATCATTACACTTCGTGAATCAGAGAATGAGCCTCCTAACTATTATGTGAGGAATATTAAGAAGGGAACCATGAAACAGGTGACCGACTTTCCTCATCCACAGCCAGATATGATGGCCGTCAATAAGGAAATCATCAAATATCAACGAGAAGATGGTATTGATTTGACTGCAGTACTATATACTCCATCTGGTTATGACAAAGAAAAGGATGGTCCATTACCGGTATTGATGTGGGCTTATCCTCGTGAATATAAGTCGAAAGCGACAGCTGCTCAGGTTAGAGGTACACCTTACTCATTTACCAGGGTTAGTTCTGGTTCTCCATTGTTCTGGGTGCTGAGAGGTTATGCCGTTATGGCCAACACTGAGTTCCCGATCATCGGAGAGGGAGAAGATGAGCCTAACGATACTTTTAGAGAGCAGTTGGTCATGAATGCTAAAGCAGCTATTGATGCAGTAGCAGAACTTGGAGTAGGTGACAGAAATAGAGTAGGTGTTGGAGGTCATTCATATGGCGCCTTCATGACTGCTAATTTGTTAGCCCATTCAGATCTCTTTGCCGCAGGGATAGCCCGTAGTGGGGCTTATAACAGAACCCTGACTCCCTTTGGCTTCCAGCGTGAGCAACGAACATATTGGGAAGCTCCGGAGTTATACAACTATATGTCCCCATTTATGCATGCAGATAAGGTGAACGAACCGCTGTTGCTTATACATGGAGAGGCTGATAATAACTCGGGTACATTCCCAATTCAGAGTATAAGATATTACAATGCCATCAAAGGGCATGGAGGCACCGCAAGACTTGTTATGCTTCCCGATGAAAGCCATGGGTATCGAGCTAAAGAATCGATACTCCATATGCTTTGGGAAATGGACACCTGGCTTGAAAAATATGTGAAGGATGCCGCAACAAAACCGGAACCTACGAGTATTAACTCTAAAGGAAGGTAG
- a CDS encoding DoxX family membrane protein: MNSKVLLIARILLAIIMLVFGVNKFANFLPPPELNEAAGAYFGAIASANVLNVIGVLEILTGLAFISGRYVALALIINAPIAFNAFLFHASLDPAGIGPAALWMALVIVVFIGVKDKFSEVLKA, from the coding sequence ATGAATTCTAAAGTTTTATTAATAGCACGAATCCTATTGGCAATCATTATGCTGGTTTTTGGAGTGAACAAATTTGCTAACTTTTTACCACCACCGGAATTGAACGAAGCAGCTGGCGCTTACTTCGGGGCCATTGCAAGTGCTAACGTGCTGAATGTTATAGGTGTGCTGGAGATTTTGACCGGGCTAGCTTTTATATCCGGAAGATATGTTGCTTTAGCATTAATTATCAATGCTCCCATCGCCTTCAATGCATTCCTATTTCATGCCTCATTAGACCCAGCAGGCATTGGTCCAGCAGCCCTATGGATGGCACTGGTAATTGTAGTATTTATTGGAGTTAAAGATAAATTCTCCGAAGTGCTCAAGGCATAG